In one Candidatus Nitrospira nitrificans genomic region, the following are encoded:
- a CDS encoding multicopper oxidase domain-containing protein yields MRRFLSLVMASGLAVTPMAWAAEQHGHHGSVEPASAKKVIYREGGSVLHDRMMEEIKRQQEFIGKKGGYSTGADSHMMQQGVLLVAEDSDKVSVTGGQRCPANAPVKEYHVTAINIEITLSRFLDYFPGYMYVLNENLDKARAEETANKDAREKENDPGALSNGLQGDVIQPLVIRANQGDCLKMTLHNQITDEPTNLVINGSSMVVSSTGKPATPSNPDTTVAMGKQQNFEWYIKPDTQEGARFFRSHASREQFNQGLIGMLVVEPSGSRYLSPFDGKPMASGWEAMIEDPKGADFREFAIFYHEAGDEAFRILNKKGEMLPQRDPHTDSYRPGARLLNYRSEPHGTRIELQAHMGFYGDESMAYGSYTFGDPATTIPRSYLGDPAKFRMAGGSEIVHSHHLHGGSIRWARQPGISNLDFAASSNGPVKFPLISDTSDRLDVQSIGPTEIYDQVIEGGSGGLQALAGEFVFHCHIPQHYVTGMWGFWRVYNTLQAPGFQTDVMKPLVELPDRAGRMRTGVASDKLVGTMVDWYGGKKFEITKDKTDWKANPAKVSIKDWVEMQVPPQGKPGHKNTEKEQTLAYDSTVNDWAWDGAKALTEPETSYEWVNYKSATPGKRQEILFDPRSGKLSWPWLRPHLGRRVPFSPSHSGAPWLEPIHRRDDGSNSTEPAKPGENGPWSLCPEGAPLKKFNIHAITLPITLKGATAKTPAIVDPDGLLYVLHEEEAEVRKNRAKQFPLVIRGNVQDCVDVVYKSELKDDARQGFSSKTNLHPHMFQFDTQASDGPIIGFSYEMSLRPFTILKDEHPGKGMPVPMNTTIEADAAKGATSIKVKDASKFHVKTELGVGMDEVNGFESARISKIDGNTITFERPLQHAHKKGEIASVEWIRERWYVDADFGTTFWHDHVYGLDSWGHGQYASFITEPPRSTYHDPVTGKEIRSGPVADIHTTEPVSAHIKGSFREIVTHVMDSNPRAAELITADNPQARVNAISVDGTPSAVYPARLNLSPMKFLNGGEATTGGGYNMRIEPLSVRLANNPDPSQLFSSRVHGDPDTLMLRAYLGDPVVVRLLETSANEVHSWHISGHWFPMERYSKNSIPRSSLHVVIGERYDAAIPAAGGPQQMAGDYLYYSGRASHFVEGSWGIFRVLDKPETTLKPLPGRSEIPQSAKSVCPAGAPLKSFNVSAIDKAIRYNKGTPGTMEVDLERKMVLGNETGKIYVLEGEKTKVASGNLEPSPLTLHVNVGDCIKVNLKNEMAKDRAGFHVDNLAYDPKESMGINAGNNPGDQTIAPGQSKTYTFYAHPEFGENSALIQDWGNVIENPRNGLFGAVIIGPKGSQYRDPVTGEDLGQKSSWRADVIVDQTVSGNEKRQNYRSFTLLFQDEDNQIGTSFMPYIQKVAGVTAVNYRSEPTDYRTEKGCAYSEVFACVKAGETPVTPTIAAHVGDLVVIHVLGAFSEQVQLFSVSGHEWKHEPYMSGADLVSTMEFGGSEVINAWLHGGAGGPNGIPGDYLWLNQRPGYLDAGHWGMLKVLDRDNRAILPLSGKAPATQQAGGSSPAKSLPVSTKAKAK; encoded by the coding sequence GTGATTTATCGTGAAGGCGGGTCAGTCCTTCACGACCGCATGATGGAAGAGATCAAGCGGCAGCAGGAATTCATCGGGAAGAAGGGAGGGTACAGCACGGGCGCCGACAGCCACATGATGCAACAGGGCGTGTTGCTGGTGGCGGAGGATTCGGACAAAGTCTCGGTCACCGGCGGGCAGCGGTGTCCGGCGAATGCACCCGTCAAGGAATATCATGTCACCGCGATCAACATTGAAATTACCCTGAGCCGTTTTCTCGATTACTTCCCCGGGTATATGTACGTCCTGAACGAAAATCTGGATAAAGCACGAGCCGAGGAGACCGCGAACAAGGACGCGCGGGAAAAAGAAAACGATCCCGGTGCCCTGTCGAACGGTCTGCAGGGTGATGTGATCCAACCGCTCGTCATCCGGGCGAATCAGGGTGACTGCCTCAAGATGACACTCCATAACCAGATCACCGATGAGCCGACCAACCTCGTCATCAATGGGTCGTCGATGGTGGTCTCATCGACCGGGAAGCCGGCAACCCCGTCGAATCCGGATACGACCGTGGCGATGGGCAAGCAGCAAAACTTTGAATGGTACATCAAACCCGACACGCAGGAAGGCGCGCGGTTTTTCCGCTCACACGCCTCGCGCGAGCAATTCAATCAGGGCCTGATCGGCATGCTCGTGGTGGAGCCGAGCGGCTCGCGCTATCTGAGCCCCTTCGACGGCAAGCCGATGGCGAGCGGCTGGGAAGCCATGATTGAAGATCCGAAGGGGGCGGATTTCCGCGAATTCGCGATCTTTTATCATGAGGCAGGAGATGAGGCCTTCCGGATTTTGAACAAGAAGGGTGAGATGCTGCCGCAGCGCGACCCGCATACCGATTCCTATCGCCCTGGGGCACGGTTGCTGAACTATCGCAGCGAGCCGCACGGTACCCGCATCGAACTTCAAGCACACATGGGGTTCTACGGTGATGAGTCCATGGCCTATGGGTCCTATACGTTCGGCGATCCGGCCACGACCATCCCCCGCTCGTATCTCGGCGATCCGGCCAAGTTCCGGATGGCAGGTGGATCGGAGATCGTGCATTCGCATCACCTCCATGGGGGGTCCATTCGCTGGGCACGCCAGCCGGGGATCAGCAACCTGGACTTCGCGGCTTCCAGCAATGGACCGGTGAAGTTTCCGCTCATCAGCGATACTTCAGATCGTCTCGATGTGCAGTCCATTGGGCCGACAGAGATCTACGATCAAGTGATCGAGGGCGGTTCAGGAGGATTGCAGGCATTGGCCGGCGAGTTCGTGTTCCACTGCCACATCCCGCAGCACTATGTGACGGGCATGTGGGGATTCTGGCGGGTGTACAACACCCTGCAAGCGCCAGGGTTCCAGACCGATGTGATGAAACCCCTGGTTGAGTTGCCGGATCGCGCCGGCCGCATGAGGACCGGTGTCGCAAGCGATAAGCTCGTGGGCACGATGGTCGATTGGTACGGCGGCAAAAAATTCGAGATCACCAAGGACAAGACGGATTGGAAAGCCAATCCGGCCAAGGTCTCCATCAAGGATTGGGTCGAGATGCAGGTGCCGCCGCAGGGCAAGCCAGGGCACAAGAACACGGAAAAGGAACAGACCCTGGCCTATGACTCGACGGTCAATGATTGGGCGTGGGACGGGGCGAAGGCGCTGACCGAGCCGGAAACCTCGTACGAATGGGTGAACTACAAGTCGGCGACTCCTGGCAAGCGGCAGGAGATTCTCTTCGACCCTCGCAGCGGAAAACTGTCGTGGCCGTGGTTACGGCCGCATTTGGGGCGGCGGGTGCCCTTCTCTCCGAGCCATAGCGGGGCGCCGTGGTTGGAGCCGATCCATCGGCGTGACGACGGCAGCAATTCAACCGAGCCTGCCAAGCCGGGCGAGAACGGACCCTGGAGTCTCTGTCCGGAAGGCGCGCCGCTCAAGAAATTCAATATCCATGCGATCACCTTGCCGATTACCTTGAAGGGGGCGACGGCCAAGACGCCGGCGATCGTCGATCCGGACGGCTTGCTCTATGTGTTGCATGAAGAGGAAGCTGAGGTTCGAAAGAATCGAGCGAAGCAGTTTCCGCTGGTCATTCGCGGAAACGTGCAGGACTGCGTTGACGTGGTCTATAAGAGCGAGCTGAAGGATGATGCACGGCAAGGGTTCTCCAGCAAGACGAACCTGCATCCGCACATGTTCCAGTTCGACACGCAAGCCTCCGACGGTCCGATCATCGGCTTCTCGTATGAGATGTCGCTCCGGCCGTTCACGATTCTGAAAGACGAGCATCCCGGCAAGGGCATGCCGGTCCCGATGAACACCACGATCGAGGCGGATGCCGCCAAGGGGGCGACCAGCATCAAGGTCAAGGATGCGTCGAAGTTCCACGTCAAGACAGAGCTGGGCGTGGGGATGGATGAAGTGAATGGATTCGAGTCAGCCCGTATCAGCAAGATCGACGGCAATACGATCACCTTTGAGCGGCCGTTGCAGCACGCCCATAAGAAGGGTGAGATTGCCTCGGTCGAGTGGATCCGCGAGCGCTGGTATGTGGACGCCGATTTCGGCACCACGTTCTGGCATGACCATGTGTATGGACTCGACTCGTGGGGACACGGGCAATATGCCTCATTCATCACGGAGCCGCCGCGATCGACCTATCATGATCCGGTCACGGGTAAGGAAATCAGGAGCGGCCCCGTCGCAGACATTCACACGACCGAACCGGTGTCCGCCCATATCAAGGGATCTTTCCGTGAGATCGTGACACATGTCATGGATTCCAACCCTCGGGCGGCGGAATTGATTACGGCCGACAATCCGCAGGCGAGGGTCAATGCCATATCTGTGGATGGGACGCCTTCGGCGGTCTATCCGGCCAGATTGAACCTCTCGCCGATGAAGTTCTTAAACGGCGGCGAGGCCACGACCGGCGGCGGGTACAACATGCGGATAGAGCCTTTGTCTGTCCGCTTAGCCAACAACCCCGATCCGTCGCAGTTGTTCAGCAGCCGGGTTCATGGAGATCCGGACACGCTGATGTTGCGGGCCTACCTGGGCGATCCGGTGGTGGTCAGGCTGCTTGAAACGTCGGCAAACGAAGTGCATTCCTGGCACATCAGTGGGCACTGGTTCCCGATGGAGCGCTACAGCAAGAACTCCATTCCACGGAGCTCGCTGCACGTGGTGATCGGGGAACGGTACGATGCGGCTATTCCGGCCGCCGGCGGACCGCAGCAAATGGCCGGCGACTACCTGTACTATAGTGGTCGGGCGTCGCACTTCGTCGAAGGCAGCTGGGGAATTTTCCGAGTCCTTGACAAACCGGAGACCACGCTGAAGCCGCTCCCTGGGCGCAGCGAGATTCCACAGTCGGCCAAGTCGGTGTGTCCGGCCGGCGCGCCGCTGAAGAGCTTCAACGTCTCGGCCATCGACAAGGCGATTCGCTACAACAAGGGGACGCCTGGGACGATGGAGGTCGACCTGGAGCGCAAAATGGTGCTGGGCAATGAGACGGGTAAGATATATGTGCTCGAAGGCGAGAAGACCAAAGTCGCGTCGGGCAACCTTGAGCCGAGCCCGTTGACGTTGCACGTCAATGTCGGTGACTGCATCAAGGTCAATCTGAAGAACGAGATGGCCAAGGACCGAGCCGGGTTCCACGTGGACAACCTGGCGTATGATCCAAAAGAGTCCATGGGTATCAACGCCGGCAACAATCCCGGCGATCAGACGATCGCGCCGGGCCAGAGTAAGACCTATACGTTCTACGCCCATCCGGAGTTCGGAGAGAACTCGGCTCTCATTCAGGACTGGGGGAACGTGATCGAGAATCCACGGAACGGACTCTTTGGTGCCGTCATCATCGGTCCGAAGGGATCGCAGTATCGCGATCCGGTGACCGGCGAGGACTTGGGCCAGAAGAGCTCGTGGAGGGCGGATGTGATTGTCGATCAGACCGTATCAGGAAACGAAAAACGGCAGAACTACCGCTCGTTCACGCTTCTGTTCCAGGACGAAGACAACCAAATCGGAACCAGCTTCATGCCGTACATCCAAAAGGTGGCCGGCGTGACGGCGGTGAACTATCGGTCGGAGCCGACCGATTACCGCACGGAGAAAGGCTGCGCCTACAGCGAAGTGTTCGCCTGCGTGAAGGCGGGTGAGACCCCCGTGACGCCGACCATCGCCGCGCACGTCGGCGATTTGGTCGTCATCCACGTTCTCGGGGCGTTCAGCGAACAGGTGCAGCTCTTCAGCGTGTCGGGCCATGAATGGAAGCACGAACCGTACATGAGCGGGGCCGACCTCGTGAGCACCATGGAATTCGGTGGGTCCGAAGTCATCAATGCCTGGTTGCACGGCGGAGCCGGCGGACCGAACGGGATTCCTGGTGACTATCTCTGGCTCAATCAGCGTCCGGGCTATCTCGATGCCGGGCACTGGGGGATGCTGAAGGTCTTGGATCGCGACAACCGTGCGATCCTTCCGCTGAGCGGCAAAGCTCCGGCCACACAACAGGCCGGGGGTTCATCGCCGGCAAAATCTCTCCCGGTGTCGACGAAGGCGAAGGCTAAGTAG